A region from the Streptomyces tsukubensis genome encodes:
- the hemE gene encoding uroporphyrinogen decarboxylase: MSADDRPLGQQPKTYDSAFLKACRREPVPHTPVWFMRQAGRSLPEYLKVREGIPMLESCMRPELVKEITLQPVRRHGVDAAIYFSDIVVPLKAIGIDLDIKPGVGPVVAEPIRSRADLARLRDLTPEDVWYVTEAIGLLTEELGGTPLIGFAGAPFTLASYLVEGGPSRNHEHTKALMYGDPELWADLLDRLAEITSAFLKVQIEAGASAVQLFDSWVGALAPADYRRSVMPASTKVFDAVAGYGVPRIHFGVGTGELLGLLGEAGADVVGVDWRVPLDEAARRVGPGKALQGNLDPAVLFAPREAVETKTREVLAAAAGLEGHVFNLGHGVLPSMDPDALTRLTEFVHTETAR; encoded by the coding sequence GTGAGCGCCGACGACCGCCCCCTGGGCCAGCAGCCGAAGACGTACGATTCAGCCTTTCTGAAGGCCTGCCGCCGTGAGCCGGTGCCGCACACCCCGGTCTGGTTCATGCGCCAGGCGGGGCGCTCGCTGCCGGAGTATCTGAAGGTCCGTGAGGGCATTCCGATGCTGGAGTCCTGCATGCGGCCGGAGCTGGTCAAGGAGATCACCCTGCAGCCGGTGCGCCGGCACGGCGTGGACGCCGCGATCTACTTCAGCGACATCGTCGTCCCGCTCAAGGCCATCGGCATCGACCTCGACATCAAGCCCGGGGTGGGGCCTGTCGTCGCCGAGCCGATCCGCAGCCGCGCCGACCTCGCCAGGCTGCGGGATCTGACCCCGGAGGACGTCTGGTACGTCACGGAGGCCATCGGCCTGCTGACCGAGGAGCTGGGCGGCACCCCGCTGATCGGCTTCGCGGGCGCCCCGTTCACCCTCGCCAGCTATCTCGTCGAGGGCGGCCCGTCCCGCAACCACGAGCACACCAAGGCGCTGATGTACGGCGATCCGGAGCTGTGGGCGGATCTGCTGGACCGGCTCGCGGAGATCACCTCCGCCTTCCTCAAGGTCCAGATCGAAGCCGGTGCGAGCGCCGTGCAGCTCTTCGACTCCTGGGTGGGTGCCCTCGCCCCGGCGGACTACCGGCGTTCGGTGATGCCCGCGTCCACCAAGGTCTTCGACGCGGTCGCCGGATACGGGGTGCCCCGGATCCACTTCGGTGTCGGTACGGGCGAGCTGCTCGGTCTGCTCGGCGAGGCGGGCGCGGACGTCGTCGGCGTCGACTGGCGCGTCCCCCTCGACGAGGCCGCCCGCCGGGTGGGCCCCGGGAAGGCGCTCCAGGGCAATCTGGACCCCGCGGTGCTCTTCGCCCCCCGCGAGGCCGTCGAGACGAAGACCCGCGAGGTGCTGGCGGCCGCCGCAGGTCTGGAGGGCCATGTCTTCAACCTGGGCCACGGCGTCCTGCCGTCGATGGACCCGGACGCGCTGACCCGTCTCACCGAGTTCGTCCACACCGAGACCGCCCGCTGA
- a CDS encoding FAD-dependent oxidoreductase yields the protein MAAQRLVVIGGDAAGMSAASQARRFRTPDELEIVAFERGHFASYSACGIPYWIGGQVAGRDELIARTPEEHRARGIDLRMRTEVVEIDPDRGRVRTRNLESGAESWTGWDRLVIATGARPVRPPIPGIGAPGVHGVQNLDDGQALLGTLETLGPPGGAQGRRRAVVVGAGYIGVEMAEALLNRGFEVTVLNRGEQPMATLDPDMGRLVHTAMDGLGITTVNRAEVTAIRTGDDGRVRAVATADAEYPADVVVLGIGVAPETTLARAAGLPTGEHGGLLTDLSMRVRGRDAIWAGGDCVEVLDLVSGRDRYIPLGTHANKHGQIIGANIGGGYGTFPGVVGTAVSKVCDLEIARTGLREKDAAAAGLQYVTATVESTSRAGYYPDASEMTVKILAERGAGRLLGLQIVGREGAAKRVDIAAVALTAGMTVERMTLLDLGYAPPFSPVWDPVLVAARKAVSALTAD from the coding sequence ATGGCAGCACAGCGACTGGTGGTCATCGGGGGCGACGCGGCGGGCATGTCCGCCGCGTCGCAGGCACGCAGGTTCCGCACGCCGGACGAGCTGGAGATCGTCGCCTTCGAGCGCGGTCACTTCGCCTCGTACTCGGCGTGCGGGATCCCGTACTGGATCGGCGGGCAGGTCGCGGGGCGGGACGAGCTGATCGCCCGGACGCCCGAGGAGCACCGGGCCCGCGGGATCGACCTGCGGATGCGGACGGAGGTCGTGGAGATCGACCCGGACCGGGGGCGGGTGCGCACCCGGAACCTGGAGAGCGGCGCGGAGTCGTGGACGGGCTGGGACCGGCTGGTGATCGCCACCGGGGCGCGGCCGGTCCGCCCGCCGATCCCCGGGATCGGGGCGCCCGGGGTGCACGGGGTGCAGAACCTCGACGACGGACAGGCCCTCCTCGGCACCCTGGAGACCCTGGGCCCGCCGGGCGGGGCGCAGGGGCGGCGCCGGGCGGTCGTCGTGGGCGCGGGGTACATCGGTGTCGAGATGGCCGAGGCGCTGCTGAACCGCGGCTTCGAGGTCACCGTCCTGAACCGCGGCGAGCAGCCGATGGCGACCCTCGACCCCGATATGGGGCGGCTGGTGCACACGGCGATGGACGGTCTCGGCATCACGACCGTCAACCGGGCCGAGGTCACCGCGATCCGCACCGGCGACGACGGACGGGTACGCGCGGTGGCGACGGCGGACGCCGAGTATCCGGCGGACGTGGTCGTCCTCGGGATCGGGGTGGCACCGGAGACCACGCTCGCCCGGGCCGCCGGGCTGCCCACCGGGGAGCACGGGGGGCTGCTGACGGACCTGTCGATGCGGGTCCGCGGCCGGGACGCGATCTGGGCGGGCGGGGACTGTGTGGAGGTCCTCGACCTGGTGTCGGGCCGGGACCGGTACATCCCGCTCGGAACCCACGCCAACAAGCACGGCCAGATCATCGGCGCGAACATCGGCGGCGGCTACGGCACCTTCCCCGGGGTCGTGGGCACCGCCGTCAGCAAGGTGTGCGATCTGGAGATCGCCAGGACCGGGCTGCGGGAGAAGGACGCGGCGGCGGCCGGACTGCAGTACGTCACCGCGACCGTCGAGTCGACCAGCCGGGCCGGGTACTACCCGGACGCCTCGGAGATGACGGTGAAGATCCTCGCGGAGCGCGGCGCGGGACGGCTCCTCGGGCTCCAGATCGTGGGCCGGGAGGGCGCGGCGAAGCGGGTCGACATCGCGGCGGTGGCGCTGACGGCCGGAATGACCGTCGAGCGGATGACGCTGCTCGACCTCGGCTATGCGCCGCCGTTCTCACCGGTGTGGGACCCGGTCCTGGTCGCGGCCCGCAAGGCGGTGAGTGCCCTCACCGCCGACTGA
- a CDS encoding DUF4349 domain-containing protein translates to MRHRRVFAALAAAGILAVSGCSAASDNEKSAAAHDEKAAAAPETGAGAGRAEAPGGAKTTDPAGKPGAGGTESRKVPAAVPYLIRTAELQLEVADVGKAAAHARRVAEAEGGYVGEESSGFETGSDRGDTDSSRVVLRVPQERYGAVLAALSKGGRLLALESDTKDVTGQVVDTESRIASQRASVARVRELMDRADKLSDIVSLEAELGRRQADLESLLAQQASLKNRSSLSTITLDYQEPAPRAEKPAKKDDPGVLDALSGGWQALVTVVLWIVVVFSAVLPFLVVLALGGALWWWLHGRALRARRARHESEPAPEPAPAVEEGAGAGPDRG, encoded by the coding sequence ATGCGTCATCGACGAGTGTTCGCGGCACTGGCGGCGGCCGGGATCCTGGCGGTCTCCGGCTGCTCCGCGGCATCCGACAACGAGAAGTCCGCGGCGGCCCACGACGAGAAGGCGGCCGCCGCGCCGGAGACCGGGGCGGGGGCGGGCCGCGCGGAGGCACCCGGAGGGGCGAAGACCACGGATCCGGCCGGGAAGCCGGGCGCCGGCGGTACGGAGAGCAGAAAGGTCCCGGCCGCCGTCCCGTACCTGATCCGGACCGCCGAACTGCAGCTGGAGGTGGCGGACGTCGGGAAGGCCGCCGCGCACGCCCGGCGGGTCGCCGAGGCCGAGGGCGGCTACGTCGGCGAGGAGTCGTCGGGGTTCGAAACGGGCTCGGACCGCGGTGACACGGACTCGTCCCGGGTGGTGCTGCGGGTGCCGCAGGAGCGGTACGGCGCGGTTCTCGCCGCGCTGTCGAAGGGCGGCAGGCTGCTCGCCCTGGAATCCGACACCAAGGACGTCACCGGCCAGGTCGTGGACACGGAGAGCCGGATCGCCAGCCAGCGGGCCAGTGTGGCGCGGGTACGGGAGCTGATGGACCGCGCGGACAAGCTGAGCGACATCGTGTCGCTGGAGGCCGAGCTGGGCCGCAGGCAGGCGGATCTGGAGTCGCTCCTTGCCCAGCAGGCATCGCTGAAGAACCGGTCCAGCCTGTCGACGATCACCCTCGACTACCAGGAGCCGGCACCGCGCGCCGAGAAGCCGGCGAAGAAGGACGACCCCGGGGTGCTCGACGCCCTCTCCGGCGGCTGGCAGGCGCTGGTGACGGTGGTGCTGTGGATTGTGGTCGTCTTTAGTGCGGTGCTGCCGTTCCTGGTGGTCCTGGCACTGGGCGGGGCCCTGTGGTGGTGGCTGCACGGGCGGGCGCTGCGGGCCCGGCGCGCCCGGCACGAATCCGAGCCCGCGCCCGAGCCCGCGCCCGCTGTCGAAGAGGGGGCGGGCGCCGGACCGGACCGGGGCTGA
- the hemG gene encoding protoporphyrinogen oxidase: protein MDSAHRGGAGTAAAPGTQTAPGTSGGGTPPGRAVVVGGGISGLAAAHRLTTAGWRVTLLETAAVLGGKLSLGEIAGVPVDLGAESMLARRPEAADLARAAGLGDRLEAPATTTASVWTRGALRPMPRGHVMGVPADAGSLAGLLTPEGVARIARERELPPAAVGDDIAIGRYVADRLGEEVVDRLVDPLLGGVYAGDAHRISMRAAVPALFEAARSHPYLLDAVRAVQEAAAARQQAGPVFLGLDGGIGTLPLAVADAVRAAGGELRTGTRVLGLGRGADGWHVRTDRGETLTADAVVLATPAWSTAELLSAESPAAAAELGRIEYASMTLITLAFRRADLDAAALPDGSGFLVPTGEGLTIKASTFSSRKWRWTDEASAAEGLAVLRTSVGRYGDEDHLDREDGELVDVSLRDLGTATGLAARPVASTVTRWIGGLPQYPVGHLDRTARIRAEVAKLPGLAVCGAAYDGVGIPACIADGQRAADTAAAIRTRATDAGSDAGQ from the coding sequence ATGGATTCCGCGCACCGCGGCGGCGCAGGTACGGCCGCCGCCCCCGGCACACAGACCGCCCCCGGCACCAGCGGCGGGGGTACGCCCCCGGGCCGTGCCGTCGTCGTCGGCGGCGGTATCTCCGGGCTGGCCGCCGCCCACCGGCTGACCACCGCGGGCTGGCGGGTCACCCTGCTGGAGACCGCCGCCGTGCTCGGCGGGAAGCTGTCCCTGGGCGAGATCGCGGGCGTCCCCGTCGATCTGGGCGCCGAGTCGATGCTCGCCCGCCGCCCCGAGGCCGCCGATCTGGCCCGCGCCGCCGGACTCGGGGACCGGCTGGAGGCCCCGGCCACCACGACCGCATCCGTCTGGACCCGAGGCGCCCTGCGGCCCATGCCCCGGGGCCATGTGATGGGCGTGCCCGCCGACGCCGGATCCCTGGCCGGACTGCTCACCCCCGAGGGCGTGGCGCGCATCGCCCGGGAGCGCGAGCTGCCGCCCGCCGCCGTCGGCGACGACATCGCCATCGGCCGCTATGTCGCCGACCGCCTCGGCGAGGAGGTCGTCGACCGGCTGGTGGACCCGCTCCTCGGCGGGGTGTACGCGGGCGACGCCCACCGCATCTCGATGCGGGCCGCCGTCCCCGCGCTCTTCGAGGCCGCCCGCAGCCACCCGTACCTCCTCGACGCCGTCCGCGCCGTCCAGGAAGCGGCCGCGGCCCGGCAGCAGGCCGGACCCGTCTTCCTCGGCCTCGACGGCGGGATCGGCACCCTCCCGCTCGCCGTCGCCGACGCCGTCCGCGCGGCGGGCGGCGAGCTGCGCACCGGCACCCGGGTCCTCGGCCTCGGACGGGGCGCCGACGGCTGGCACGTACGGACCGACCGCGGCGAGACCCTGACCGCCGACGCCGTCGTCCTCGCGACCCCCGCCTGGTCCACGGCCGAACTGCTGTCCGCGGAGTCCCCGGCGGCCGCCGCCGAACTCGGCCGCATCGAATACGCCTCGATGACCCTGATCACCCTGGCGTTCCGCCGCGCCGACCTGGACGCCGCGGCCCTGCCGGACGGCAGCGGCTTCCTCGTCCCCACGGGCGAGGGCCTGACCATCAAGGCGTCCACCTTCTCCAGCCGCAAATGGCGGTGGACCGACGAAGCCTCCGCCGCCGAGGGCCTGGCCGTTCTGCGTACCTCGGTCGGCCGCTACGGCGACGAGGACCATCTGGACCGGGAGGACGGCGAACTCGTCGACGTGTCCCTGCGCGACCTCGGCACCGCCACCGGGCTCGCCGCCCGGCCCGTCGCGAGCACCGTGACCCGGTGGATCGGCGGACTGCCGCAGTATCCCGTCGGCCATCTCGACCGCACCGCGCGGATCCGCGCGGAGGTCGCGAAGCTGCCCGGGCTCGCGGTCTGCGGAGCTGCGTACGACGGCGTCGGCATCCCCGCCTGCATCGCCGACGGACAGCGCGCGGCGGACACGGCCGCCGCCATCCGGACCCGGGCGACGGACGCCGGAAGCGACGCGGGACAATGA
- the hemQ gene encoding hydrogen peroxide-dependent heme synthase gives MSAPEKIPNAGKKAKDLNEVIRYTLWSVFKLRDVLPDDRSGWADEVEELFAKLAAEDVTIRGTYDLSGLRADADVMIWWHAETADELQDAYNRFRRTRFGRALVPVWSNMALHRPAEFNKSHIPAFLADERARDYVSVYPFVRSYDWYLLPDEDRRRMLADHGKMARGYPDVRANTVASFSLGDYEWLLAFEADELHRIVDLMRHLRASEARMHVREEVPFYTGRLKSVADLVADLA, from the coding sequence ATGAGTGCGCCAGAAAAGATCCCGAACGCGGGCAAGAAGGCCAAGGACCTCAACGAGGTCATCCGCTACACGCTGTGGTCGGTCTTCAAGCTCCGTGACGTACTGCCCGACGACCGCTCCGGCTGGGCCGACGAGGTCGAGGAGCTGTTCGCGAAGCTGGCCGCCGAGGACGTCACGATCCGCGGCACGTACGACCTCTCCGGGCTGCGTGCCGACGCCGACGTGATGATCTGGTGGCACGCCGAGACCGCGGACGAGCTGCAGGACGCGTACAACCGCTTCCGCCGCACCCGCTTCGGCCGGGCGCTCGTCCCGGTGTGGTCGAATATGGCGCTCCACCGGCCCGCGGAGTTCAACAAGTCCCACATCCCCGCCTTCCTGGCCGACGAGCGGGCCCGGGACTATGTGAGCGTCTACCCGTTCGTCCGCTCCTACGACTGGTACCTGCTGCCCGACGAGGACCGGCGGCGGATGCTCGCCGACCACGGGAAGATGGCCCGCGGCTACCCGGACGTACGGGCCAACACAGTGGCGTCGTTCTCCCTCGGCGACTACGAGTGGCTCCTCGCCTTCGAGGCGGACGAACTGCACCGGATCGTCGACCTGATGCGCCATCTGCGCGCCTCGGAGGCCCGGATGCACGTCCGCGAGGAGGTCCCCTTCTACACCGGCCGGCTGAAGTCCGTGGCGGACCTGGTGGCGGACCTCGCCTGA
- a CDS encoding alpha/beta hydrolase encodes MGYGLVAGLGSLVLSALTVTPATGTAVRGSGDAVTPEARGTAVAAARAAERGIAFGDCPAAEGLPETVTCGTVEVPLDYAEPGGRRIALTVSRIAATGESGDYQGALVYNPGGPGASSMYFPLAGQLQEWKRIARAYDLIGYAPRGVGRSAPLSCQEAEESVRAPTASETHPSPAFKRARIAEAREYADGCARRTGDALRHYTSLNNARDLDVLRAALGQERLTFMGASYGTYFGALYATLFPSHVRRMVFDSAVHPARDKIWYRNNLDQSFAFERRWADFRAWVARHDDTFGLGTTAGAVARRYEEAKSRVAKEPAGGIVGPAQLQSAFLGAAYYDDYWPARASALSEYLKGNEKPLIRQAAPKKEWAAESENSNAVYTAILCNDAPWPTEWKVWDRDNTALARKAPFETWDNAWMNLPCAFWRAPRQQPLEVRTRWGALPPVLILAAEHDAATPYEGAKELARRLKGSVLITEEDAGTHGVGGGANDCVNAYLEDYLLRGEAPVRRASCAPHPEPDPVSLEQRTLRPQPLRPAV; translated from the coding sequence GTGGGGTACGGGCTGGTGGCCGGTCTCGGTTCACTGGTCCTGTCCGCGCTGACGGTGACGCCCGCGACGGGTACCGCGGTCCGCGGCTCCGGGGACGCCGTGACGCCGGAGGCCCGGGGTACCGCCGTCGCCGCGGCCCGGGCCGCCGAACGGGGCATCGCCTTCGGGGACTGCCCGGCCGCCGAGGGGCTCCCCGAGACCGTCACCTGCGGCACGGTGGAGGTCCCCCTCGACTACGCCGAACCCGGCGGGCGCCGGATCGCCCTGACGGTCAGCCGGATCGCGGCGACCGGCGAATCCGGCGATTACCAGGGCGCGTTGGTGTACAACCCGGGTGGCCCGGGCGCTTCCAGCATGTACTTCCCGCTCGCCGGACAGCTCCAGGAGTGGAAGCGGATCGCCCGCGCCTACGATCTGATCGGCTACGCCCCGCGCGGCGTCGGCCGCTCCGCGCCCCTGTCGTGCCAGGAGGCCGAGGAGTCCGTCCGGGCCCCCACGGCGTCCGAGACGCACCCCTCCCCGGCGTTCAAGCGGGCGCGGATCGCCGAGGCCAGGGAGTACGCCGACGGCTGCGCGCGGCGGACGGGCGACGCGCTGCGCCACTACACGTCCCTCAACAACGCCCGCGACCTCGATGTGCTGCGCGCCGCCCTCGGCCAGGAGCGGCTGACGTTCATGGGCGCCTCCTACGGCACGTACTTCGGCGCCCTGTACGCCACGCTGTTCCCCTCGCACGTCCGCCGGATGGTCTTCGACTCGGCGGTGCATCCGGCCCGCGACAAGATCTGGTACCGCAACAACCTGGACCAGTCCTTCGCGTTCGAACGCCGCTGGGCCGACTTCCGGGCCTGGGTGGCCCGGCACGACGACACGTTCGGTCTGGGGACCACCGCCGGGGCGGTGGCCCGCCGTTACGAGGAGGCCAAGTCCCGGGTCGCGAAGGAGCCCGCGGGCGGGATCGTCGGCCCGGCGCAGCTCCAGTCCGCATTCCTGGGCGCCGCCTACTACGACGACTACTGGCCGGCCCGGGCGTCGGCCCTGTCTGAGTATCTGAAGGGCAATGAGAAGCCGCTGATCCGGCAGGCGGCACCGAAGAAGGAGTGGGCGGCGGAGTCGGAGAACTCCAACGCCGTCTACACGGCGATCCTCTGCAACGACGCGCCCTGGCCCACCGAGTGGAAGGTGTGGGACCGGGACAATACGGCGCTGGCCCGCAAGGCTCCGTTCGAGACCTGGGACAACGCCTGGATGAACCTGCCGTGCGCGTTCTGGCGGGCGCCGCGGCAGCAGCCGCTGGAGGTACGCACCCGCTGGGGCGCGCTGCCGCCGGTGCTGATCCTGGCCGCGGAGCACGATGCGGCGACCCCGTACGAAGGGGCGAAGGAGTTGGCGCGGAGGCTGAAGGGCTCGGTCCTGATCACGGAGGAGGACGCGGGCACGCACGGGGTCGGCGGCGGCGCGAACGACTGCGTCAACGCCTATCTGGAGGACTATCTGCTGCGCGGCGAGGCGCCGGTGCGGCGCGCATCGTGCGCGCCGCACCCGGAGCCCGACCCGGTGTCGCTGGAACAGCGGACGCTGCGGCCGCAGCCGCTGCGCCCCGCCGTCTGA
- a CDS encoding TIGR04222 domain-containing membrane protein, whose protein sequence is MLRILLLALAWAAAGAACVRLCRAAVAAAPHQARRSTRPRDRELTLLEAAFLAGGPGRVMDVTLVAMHRRRALLLAHTGWATVVDADTDNVLERSVIRAIGPAGHQARTDAVRRAAGSADAVRAIAASLEGAGLAVPDTSRARSAAAVRQVRAAALAVPVLTVAALALPGGGAPGSALLPWFALPLLLTLTALLIGRAEVRPYLGWASPEGRRLLAGLITTADGTERGRLTAIAVAGPDAIEDPLLRRALTSGRRERADTRTAHRGH, encoded by the coding sequence ATGCTCCGGATCCTCCTCCTGGCCCTCGCCTGGGCCGCCGCGGGCGCGGCCTGTGTGCGGCTCTGCCGAGCCGCCGTGGCCGCCGCCCCGCACCAGGCCCGCCGCTCCACCCGGCCGAGGGACCGCGAACTGACCCTCCTCGAAGCCGCCTTCCTCGCGGGCGGACCCGGCCGGGTCATGGACGTCACCCTGGTCGCCATGCACCGCCGCCGGGCACTGCTGCTCGCGCACACCGGCTGGGCGACCGTCGTCGACGCGGACACCGACAATGTGCTGGAGCGCTCGGTGATACGGGCCATAGGACCGGCCGGCCACCAGGCCCGTACGGACGCGGTACGGCGGGCGGCCGGATCCGCCGATGCCGTACGGGCCATCGCCGCGTCGCTGGAAGGGGCCGGGCTCGCCGTCCCCGACACCTCCCGGGCCCGTTCCGCCGCGGCCGTACGCCAGGTCCGCGCCGCCGCCCTCGCCGTCCCCGTGCTGACGGTCGCCGCCCTCGCCCTGCCCGGCGGGGGCGCTCCCGGCAGCGCGCTGCTCCCCTGGTTCGCGCTGCCGCTGCTGCTCACCCTGACCGCCCTGCTGATCGGGCGGGCCGAGGTACGGCCTTATCTGGGCTGGGCCTCCCCCGAAGGCAGACGGCTGCTGGCCGGGCTGATCACCACGGCCGACGGCACCGAACGGGGACGGCTCACCGCGATCGCGGTCGCCGGTCCCGACGCCATCGAGGACCCCCTGCTGCGCCGGGCGCTCACCAGCGGCCGGCGGGAGCGTGCGGATACCCGTACGGCGCATCGGGGGCATTGA
- a CDS encoding TIGR04222 domain-containing membrane protein, producing MTSMSIAWYTGLAVAAVTLALLVAVAAVGPRRPLRHRKRSRPIRNRYEAAFLSGGPARVVDAAVAELHRQGYIDVVQPGIVVVLKSRAPQGAVLRSVLDLAREADNSALTTLRETAMTSPAVQEIGDELARRGLLNARPGARRAVHRWAGIQTAALVLSVPVAFVLNFVFAFGPGPDPYGSLFFFLVALSAVPGAVIAGYCARWTQDRVSAAGLRALGEYARVERDPRQGVQVALRGPSQITDGRLRDLMVSAAAFAPLVIVPDPGSGTAPVAWCGNGHGSGSCGGASGSGGGSSTSCGGGGASSCGGGGGGSSCGGGGGGSSCGGGGCGGGGCGGGGGGCGGGI from the coding sequence ATGACCTCCATGAGCATCGCCTGGTACACCGGACTCGCCGTTGCCGCCGTCACCCTGGCCCTGCTGGTCGCGGTGGCGGCGGTCGGCCCGCGCCGGCCGCTCCGCCACCGGAAGCGGAGCCGGCCGATCCGCAACCGCTACGAGGCCGCCTTTCTCAGCGGCGGCCCCGCACGAGTCGTGGACGCAGCCGTCGCGGAACTCCACCGGCAGGGGTACATCGACGTGGTGCAGCCCGGGATCGTCGTGGTGCTCAAAAGCCGGGCGCCGCAGGGCGCTGTGCTCCGGTCCGTGCTGGACCTGGCCCGGGAGGCCGACAACAGTGCGCTGACCACTCTGCGGGAGACGGCCATGACCTCCCCCGCGGTCCAGGAGATCGGTGACGAACTCGCCCGACGCGGACTGCTGAACGCGCGGCCCGGCGCCCGGCGGGCGGTGCACCGCTGGGCCGGGATCCAGACCGCCGCCCTGGTACTGAGCGTGCCCGTCGCCTTCGTCCTCAATTTCGTCTTCGCCTTCGGACCGGGCCCCGACCCGTACGGGTCCCTGTTCTTCTTCCTGGTGGCGCTCTCGGCCGTGCCCGGTGCGGTGATCGCCGGATACTGCGCGCGGTGGACCCAGGACAGAGTGAGCGCCGCAGGGCTGCGGGCGCTCGGCGAGTACGCCCGGGTGGAGCGCGACCCCCGGCAAGGGGTCCAGGTGGCGCTCCGTGGCCCCTCCCAGATCACCGACGGACGTCTCCGGGATCTGATGGTGTCCGCGGCTGCCTTCGCACCGCTCGTGATCGTCCCGGACCCCGGCAGCGGCACCGCCCCGGTCGCCTGGTGCGGCAACGGCCACGGCAGCGGCTCCTGCGGGGGAGCGTCCGGATCCGGCGGGGGGTCCTCCACCTCCTGCGGCGGCGGAGGGGCTTCCTCCTGCGGCGGCGGGGGCGGGGGCTCGTCCTGCGGCGGCGGAGGCGGAGGTTCGTCCTGCGGGGGCGGAGGCTGCGGGGGCGGAGGCTGCGGGGGCGGGGGCGGAGGCTGCGGCGGAGGGATCTGA
- a CDS encoding TIGR04222 domain-containing membrane protein, producing the protein MDLQTIGVVAVFVVAALTVALSCAAFATRARPHGGRVSTTGVIDVYDAAFLRGGPLRVADTVIAHLHDKKYLAVARPGTVSVLRGGAGEDVPKAALALARSTENSVLSTLRRAVAFSPAVQGIGDRLHSRGLLAPPSAARRAVHLWAKIQFLALFLAAPAAIGLTIYLSVSDEPGAVVFLTPVVVIGVIVTGRCGQVTRGRLTAEGRSTLKVYVMGHRVDGRVSAKVAMRGPKAITDTTVRDLMIAAAAIPLTSYAISGTNGSPTAAFVPTWCGTADDGGGSDGGCGGGGCGGGSGGGCGGGGGGGGGCGGGGGGGGGCGGGGA; encoded by the coding sequence ATGGACCTCCAGACCATCGGCGTCGTGGCGGTTTTCGTCGTCGCCGCGCTCACCGTCGCCCTCTCCTGTGCGGCGTTCGCCACCCGCGCCCGCCCGCACGGCGGCCGGGTCTCCACGACGGGAGTCATCGACGTCTACGACGCGGCCTTCCTGCGCGGCGGTCCGCTGCGCGTCGCGGACACCGTCATCGCCCATCTGCACGACAAGAAGTATCTGGCCGTGGCGCGCCCCGGCACCGTCTCGGTGCTGCGCGGCGGCGCCGGCGAGGACGTCCCCAAGGCCGCCCTCGCCCTGGCCCGGAGCACCGAGAACAGCGTCCTGTCCACCCTGCGCAGGGCGGTGGCCTTCTCCCCCGCCGTGCAGGGGATCGGTGACCGGCTCCACTCCCGAGGCCTGCTGGCACCGCCGTCCGCGGCCCGCCGGGCGGTGCACCTCTGGGCCAAGATCCAGTTCTTGGCCCTGTTCCTCGCCGCTCCGGCCGCCATCGGCCTCACCATCTACCTCAGCGTCTCGGACGAGCCGGGCGCCGTGGTCTTCCTGACGCCCGTGGTCGTGATCGGAGTGATCGTCACCGGCCGGTGCGGACAGGTGACCCGGGGACGGCTCACCGCCGAGGGGCGCAGCACGCTGAAGGTGTACGTCATGGGCCACCGCGTCGACGGCCGGGTGTCGGCCAAGGTGGCGATGCGCGGCCCGAAGGCGATCACCGACACGACCGTGCGGGATCTGATGATCGCCGCGGCGGCGATCCCGCTGACCTCCTACGCGATATCCGGGACCAACGGTTCCCCGACCGCCGCGTTCGTGCCGACCTGGTGCGGAACCGCCGACGACGGTGGGGGCAGTGACGGCGGCTGCGGAGGCGGAGGCTGTGGTGGCGGCTCCGGGGGTGGCTGCGGAGGCGGCGGTGGCGGGGGTGGTGGCTGCGGCGGAGGAGGAGGTGGCGGGGGCGGCTGCGGAGGCGGCGGAGCCTGA